Genomic window (Streptococcus suis S735):
TAATATCCCATGACTTAATTCCTCAGGAAAATCTAACATATTCATACATTGCTCCAATAAGGCCGTCGCTTTCTCTTGGCTTAAAGAGCGACTGTCAACTCTTATCAACTGATAAAAGCTAGTTGAGGCAAAAATAGTAGCTTCTTTTATGAAATTTTGAACAAATGCTGGGATGTCTTCTTGTTTTAGAGGCAACAGTTGTTTCAGAAAAACCTTTTTGATGGCTCTTTCTGACCATCCTACTCGCCGTAATTCAATCAGTGCGTGCTTTATTTCGGTTATCTGTTCAAGATTTTTCAACAAACCTTTTTGCCTGATAAACCAATAAGTGTAGAGAAGCGTTCCAATCACTCCAACAACCAGAGCTTCTACTGTCATCAAACGCGACCACATAGCCATTCATAAATTTCCTGAACGGTGCCAAGCGCCATCAACTCTTGTTGGATAACTGTTTCTTTCAATTCTTGATATATTTGACTTTCTGAAATCTCTCGCTTCTGTGCCTCTTTGTTGACCCGCATGACCCCATCCGCAATCGTGACAAATTCTAATTCTTGGAAAATCTGAATCATTTTAACCAATAGACTGTCCTTAATTTTTAAGTAAACAGCCAAATCTTTCAGTTTATAGCGAACATCAAACTCTTCAAATTGGTAAATAGTCTTATACAATTTAGCGAATTGTTCTCGGCTACCATAACCATCTAGATAGTACGGTTTGGCAATTTCGTTTTTAAAATAAATGGCTTCAAATTCTCTTTCCTGAAAATAGCTACGCAGACTACTGAGGTCCTCAGGCAAGTTAGCCAAGACAATTGCTTTGTTATCTGCTACTGGATTTTCAATGTCCAAAATTGGGACCCCTGCAGGAATAGGATGTTGTTTTCCACGAATATTATAAAGTTGAACACCATTGACCCGAGCATCAACCAACATGAGCTGAAGACTGGTATTGCCATTCCATTGATTGACAGACAAGGTGACAGCTAGTTCTAAGCCCTTGGCCTGTGAAAATTCCAAGGCTAGATTGCCCTTACCAAAAGCAAGAACATCAAATCCAGCAGCACCTTTAGTAATGCGTAGTTTCAAATGGGCATTATTCTGCCCCATGGTTCTTGCTGATTCCACCTGAAAGTCTCTGATGTAAAATACAGGCTTTTTATTATCCATGCCGTAAGGCGCAAGCTTCTCGAAAGATTTTAGAGTATCTAGGGTTAATTCCTCTAAATCCAATTCTTCATCTAAGACCAGCGAAGACTTGCTGGATAAATCCAATTTATTTTCGATAATGTAGTCTGTCAAGGTCAGAGCAAGCTCTTCAAGTTTGTCAACTTCCAAGGTCATACCTGCTGCACCAGCATGACCACCAAAGGCGATAAATAGGTCCTGATGATCTTTAAGTGCCTTGAAAATGTCAACTGCTTCAACAGAACGAGCCGAACCCTTTGCCTTACCATCTTCAATAGACAAGACGATAACAGGTTGCTGCAGTTCTTCTAGTAGGCGTCCTGCTACAATCCCTAAAACACCTGGGTTCCAACCTTCTTTAGCCAGAACTTGAACAGGTCTATCATGACGGAGCATGGTTTTTGCTTCATCGTAAATTGCTTGGACGACGTCTTTACGTTCTACATTTTTACTGTCAATCATGAGGGCAATTTGATGGGCCTCTTCGTCATCAAAACCAGTCAGTAATTCGATGGCTGGATTTGGATCATCGAGTCGACCAAGGGCATTCAACCTCGGAGCAAGTTGGAAACCAACTGTTTCTTCATCAATACTGTCTATGTCAATACCAGCTATCTTTATCAACTCTTGCAAACCTGCTCGCTCAGTCTGTTTGAGAAGCGAGAGACCATATTTGACCATGACACGATTCTCATCGGTCAAGCTAACCATATCAGCGATGGTGCCAATTGCGACCAAATCCAGCAAGTCTGCATGAACAGTTTCAAGAAGAGCACAGGCCAATTTAAAAGCCACGCCGCAGCCCGCCAAATGTTTGAAGGGATAATTTCCTTCTGGATGCTCTGGATGTACAATCGCATAGGCATTGGGAAGGGTTTCTTGCATGGAATGGTGGTCTGTCACGACAACATCGACACCCATTTCCTGGGCATAGGCAATCGCTTCATGACCCGCTACGCCATTGTCCACCGTCACAATAAGAGAAATCCCCTGTTGCTCGATAAAATACTTGTAAACTGACTGATTCGGCCCATAGCCATCTGTAAAACGGTTGGGAAGATAAACTTGGACTTCTGCCCCCATTTCCTCCAGAGTTTCTTTCAGAATAGATGCCGAGGTCATACCGTCTGCGTCATAATCTCCATAAATCAAAATGTGTTCGTAATTTTCGATTGCTCGGCGAATCCGCTCTACCGCCTTGTCCATATCATGTAGTAAATAGGGATCGTGAAGGTCTTCTAAGCTTGGTTGTAAGAAAGTATGCAATTCTTCCGCCGAATGGATGCCACGTTCATACAGCAACTTAGCCGCTACCGGGTCCACTCCTTCTTTTTTAGCAATTTTGATAAATTGTTCATCAGAAAAACCGGTCAATAATTGCCAGTCATAATTGGGCTTTATCACGTTTTTTACTCCTTAATACTCAAAATCACAAGTAGCCTGTAAATTTTCCGAGTATAAACTATCTTTCTATTATATCATTTTCCAAGAAAAATGGAGCAAGGTAAGACCGAAACAGAATGTCGATCCCTTGCTCCATGAAGAACGAATATTACAATTTATAATAACGGCGAAATAATTCGCAGTAGGGCTCCTCCCAAACGCTTATACCAAGAGTACGTTTTATGGAAGGTTAGAAGGTTAATTTGCTGTGATTTTTTGAAGGAATGAGTAAAGTCATCCTTAATAGCTGCCAAAACTTCCGAGTGATTGTAAATATAGAGACCGCACTCAAAATTAAGATAAAAAGAGCGAAAATCCATATTCACCGTACCAACAGTAGCTTTCTTATCATCGACCAAAACAACTTTGGAATGGACAAATCCAGGCTGAAATTCAAAGATTTCAATTCCTGCTTCCAAGTAAGTCGGAAAATCAGTACGAGCAGCCAAATAGGCTGATTTTTTATCATAGATATGCGGTAGTAGAATGCGAACCTCGACTCCACGCTTCGCAGCATAAGTCAAATTATCAATCATTTCATCATCCAACACTAAGTAGGGTGTCATGATATAAATATAATCCGTTGCCGACTGAATCATGTCTAGGCAGACTCGTTTGGCTACCTCATCTCCATCAAATGGATTCTCGCCATACGGAAGGAAGAAACCTTCGGCATCAACGGTTTCCGTCTCTAAATCTTTATGCGTT
Coding sequences:
- the recJ gene encoding single-stranded-DNA-specific exonuclease RecJ, with the protein product MIKPNYDWQLLTGFSDEQFIKIAKKEGVDPVAAKLLYERGIHSAEELHTFLQPSLEDLHDPYLLHDMDKAVERIRRAIENYEHILIYGDYDADGMTSASILKETLEEMGAEVQVYLPNRFTDGYGPNQSVYKYFIEQQGISLIVTVDNGVAGHEAIAYAQEMGVDVVVTDHHSMQETLPNAYAIVHPEHPEGNYPFKHLAGCGVAFKLACALLETVHADLLDLVAIGTIADMVSLTDENRVMVKYGLSLLKQTERAGLQELIKIAGIDIDSIDEETVGFQLAPRLNALGRLDDPNPAIELLTGFDDEEAHQIALMIDSKNVERKDVVQAIYDEAKTMLRHDRPVQVLAKEGWNPGVLGIVAGRLLEELQQPVIVLSIEDGKAKGSARSVEAVDIFKALKDHQDLFIAFGGHAGAAGMTLEVDKLEELALTLTDYIIENKLDLSSKSSLVLDEELDLEELTLDTLKSFEKLAPYGMDNKKPVFYIRDFQVESARTMGQNNAHLKLRITKGAAGFDVLAFGKGNLALEFSQAKGLELAVTLSVNQWNGNTSLQLMLVDARVNGVQLYNIRGKQHPIPAGVPILDIENPVADNKAIVLANLPEDLSSLRSYFQEREFEAIYFKNEIAKPYYLDGYGSREQFAKLYKTIYQFEEFDVRYKLKDLAVYLKIKDSLLVKMIQIFQELEFVTIADGVMRVNKEAQKREISESQIYQELKETVIQQELMALGTVQEIYEWLCGRV